A section of the Microbacterium forte genome encodes:
- a CDS encoding cell division protein SepF, with protein sequence MGNPLKKTMVYLGLADEEEVYEEEPAPARSHRERDRDREREEPAPAPVTPLRRPVAVRQPAGGAVNEILTVHPKQYRDAQLIAESFREGVPVIINLSQMSDADARRLIDFASGLSLGLYGRIERVTSKVFLLSPENIAVSGHGGIAHADAESAGFDQS encoded by the coding sequence ATGGGTAACCCGCTGAAGAAGACCATGGTGTATCTCGGCCTCGCTGACGAGGAAGAGGTCTACGAGGAGGAGCCGGCCCCGGCCCGCTCCCACCGAGAGCGTGATCGCGACCGCGAACGCGAGGAGCCCGCTCCGGCGCCCGTGACCCCGCTACGGCGCCCCGTCGCCGTGCGCCAGCCCGCAGGAGGGGCAGTGAACGAGATCCTCACCGTGCACCCGAAGCAGTACCGCGATGCTCAGCTCATCGCGGAGAGCTTCCGTGAAGGTGTCCCGGTCATCATCAACCTGTCGCAGATGAGCGATGCAGACGCTCGCCGTCTGATCGACTTCGCCTCCGGGCTCTCGCTCGGCCTCTACGGCCGCATCGAGCGGGTCACCTCGAAGGTCTTCCTGCTGTCGCCGGAGAACATCGCGGTCTCTGGACACGGGGGAATCGCGCACGCGGACGCAGAGTCCGCGGGCTTCGACCAGTCGTAG
- a CDS encoding YggT family protein — protein MGFVVSIVASIVHLALLLYLLVLFARLILSYIPLFNREWRPKGAGLVAAELVYTVTDPPVRFFRRIIPPLRIGSLSLDFGFSITILIVLILMSIVRSFI, from the coding sequence GTGGGGTTCGTCGTCTCCATCGTCGCCAGCATCGTGCATCTGGCACTTCTGCTGTACCTGCTGGTGCTGTTCGCTCGTCTCATTCTGAGCTACATCCCGCTGTTCAATCGGGAATGGCGACCCAAGGGCGCCGGACTCGTCGCTGCCGAGCTCGTCTACACGGTGACCGATCCGCCCGTCCGGTTCTTCCGGCGGATCATCCCGCCTCTGCGAATCGGCTCGCTGTCCCTGGATTTCGGGTTCTCGATCACCATCCTGATCGTCCTGATCCTGATGAGCATCGTCCGAAGCTTCATCTGA
- the ftsW gene encoding putative lipid II flippase FtsW: MTQVERPHRSDPSSTGSGGLAARVSLGRRFTPVSTEFLMIASAALMLTIFGLVMVLSATSATAVSNGENPMDGALRQGIFAVLGVPLMFLISRLPIAFLKRMAWPALFGAIALQLLVFTPLGIEDGGNRNWIMIAGFTLQPSEFLKLALALWIGYVLLRKQTMLGTWHQVFIPVVPVGALAIGTVIAGKDLGTAMVLVIILLGCLFFSGVKLRLFILPVLLGVVAVVALAVTSPDRMRRITATCSDMTAYTGDCYQSIHGIWGMASGGIFGVGLGNSQEKYGWLPAAGNDFIFAIVGEELGLIGCIVVLALFTLFTVGAFHIIRKTADPFIRVAAGGITVWITGQAVFNIGVVIGLFPVMGVPLPFMSQGGTALLAVLIACGVLLSFARTIPVAEARSAGRAASAGRGKVTR; encoded by the coding sequence ATGACACAGGTCGAACGCCCCCACCGCTCTGACCCGAGCAGCACCGGCTCGGGCGGCCTCGCCGCCAGAGTGTCGCTCGGTCGTCGTTTCACTCCGGTCTCGACCGAATTCCTGATGATCGCATCGGCCGCGCTGATGCTGACCATCTTCGGTCTCGTGATGGTGCTCTCGGCTACGAGCGCAACCGCCGTGTCCAACGGGGAGAACCCGATGGACGGCGCTCTGCGTCAGGGGATCTTCGCCGTGCTCGGCGTGCCGCTGATGTTCCTGATCTCACGACTTCCGATCGCTTTCCTCAAGCGCATGGCGTGGCCGGCACTGTTCGGCGCCATCGCACTGCAGCTCCTCGTCTTCACGCCGCTCGGCATCGAAGACGGTGGAAACCGCAACTGGATCATGATCGCAGGGTTCACCCTGCAGCCCTCCGAGTTCCTCAAGCTCGCCCTCGCGCTGTGGATCGGCTACGTCCTGCTGCGCAAGCAGACCATGCTCGGCACCTGGCACCAGGTCTTCATCCCGGTGGTGCCCGTCGGTGCGCTGGCGATCGGAACGGTCATCGCGGGCAAGGACCTCGGCACCGCGATGGTGCTCGTCATCATCCTGCTCGGCTGCCTCTTCTTCTCCGGCGTGAAGCTCCGGCTGTTCATCCTGCCGGTGCTTCTCGGAGTCGTCGCCGTCGTCGCCCTCGCCGTCACCAGTCCCGACCGCATGCGGCGCATCACCGCGACGTGCTCCGACATGACGGCCTACACGGGCGACTGCTATCAGTCGATCCACGGGATCTGGGGTATGGCCTCGGGCGGCATCTTCGGGGTGGGCCTCGGCAACTCGCAGGAGAAGTACGGCTGGCTCCCCGCCGCCGGCAACGACTTCATCTTCGCGATCGTCGGTGAGGAACTGGGCCTGATCGGCTGCATCGTCGTGCTGGCCCTGTTCACACTCTTCACCGTCGGCGCCTTCCACATCATCCGCAAGACGGCAGACCCGTTCATCCGCGTCGCGGCCGGCGGCATCACCGTGTGGATCACCGGTCAGGCCGTCTTCAACATCGGTGTCGTGATCGGGCTGTTCCCCGTCATGGGCGTTCCGCTGCCCTTCATGTCGCAGGGCGGCACGGCGTTGCTGGCTGTTCTCATCGCCTGCGGAGTGCTGCTTTCCTTCGCGCGCACCATCCCCGTCGCCGAGGCACGTTCGGCTGGACGAGCCGCTTCAGCAGGGCGGGGTAAGGTCACACGGTGA
- the murD gene encoding UDP-N-acetylmuramoyl-L-alanine--D-glutamate ligase — MSTETRLATLTSWNADWSDLRVAVLGLSMTGFSVADTLTELGADVLVLAESAEEEYAKLLPVIGARLELGPLDQVPEALTEFAPEVVIASPGFAPSHPVIRWAQESGIALWGDVELAWRVRDKVPRPDGTAADWVLITGTNGKTTTTQLTASLLVEGGLRAAPCGNIGVPVLDAVRDPAGFDALVVELSSHQLWYLGLSQAEGELYPHASVCLNLADDHLVWHGTAQAYRDAKALVYRNTRVACVYNKADEATRIMVEEAEVVDGARAIGFDLGIPGPSDIGVVEGLIVDRAFLDDRARSALEITTVADLQKAGLAAPHIVQNILAASALARSLGVEPEAIHSALQSFRLDEHRIQIIARHRGVTWVDDSKATNPHAAASSLRAYPGAVWVVGGDLKGVDIADLVATAGATARAAVVIGVERAAVVAAFERHAPQVPVFEVDAGETGQVMSRVVEIAAGIVEDEGTVLLAPAAASFDQFSSYADRGHRFAEAVQDWIDRGSADDTGRTPPPL, encoded by the coding sequence ACGCTCACCGAACTCGGCGCGGACGTGCTCGTGCTGGCCGAATCGGCCGAGGAGGAGTACGCCAAGCTCCTGCCGGTGATCGGTGCCCGACTCGAGCTCGGTCCTCTCGATCAGGTTCCCGAGGCGCTGACGGAATTCGCGCCGGAGGTCGTCATCGCGTCTCCCGGGTTCGCTCCGTCGCACCCCGTGATCCGCTGGGCACAGGAATCCGGCATCGCGCTCTGGGGCGACGTCGAGCTCGCCTGGCGCGTGCGTGACAAGGTGCCGCGCCCGGATGGCACTGCGGCCGACTGGGTGCTCATCACGGGCACCAACGGCAAGACCACCACGACGCAACTGACCGCCTCGCTGCTGGTCGAAGGGGGGCTGCGTGCAGCACCCTGCGGCAACATCGGAGTGCCGGTGCTCGATGCGGTGCGCGATCCGGCGGGCTTCGACGCTCTCGTCGTCGAACTCTCGAGTCATCAACTCTGGTACCTCGGGCTGTCCCAGGCCGAAGGCGAGCTGTATCCGCATGCCTCGGTGTGCCTGAACCTCGCGGACGACCATCTGGTGTGGCACGGGACCGCGCAGGCGTACCGGGACGCGAAAGCACTCGTCTACCGCAACACCCGCGTCGCCTGCGTCTACAACAAGGCCGACGAAGCGACCAGGATCATGGTCGAGGAGGCCGAGGTCGTCGATGGGGCGCGCGCGATCGGCTTCGATCTCGGCATCCCCGGTCCGAGCGACATCGGTGTGGTGGAGGGGCTGATCGTCGATCGCGCATTCCTGGACGACCGGGCACGAAGCGCGCTCGAGATCACGACCGTCGCGGACCTCCAGAAAGCGGGTCTCGCCGCGCCGCACATCGTGCAGAACATCCTGGCGGCGAGTGCGCTCGCCCGCTCGTTGGGAGTCGAGCCCGAGGCCATCCACTCCGCTCTGCAGTCCTTCCGACTCGACGAGCATCGGATTCAGATCATCGCCCGGCACCGCGGCGTCACCTGGGTGGACGACTCCAAGGCGACCAACCCCCATGCGGCCGCCTCGTCGCTCCGCGCCTACCCCGGTGCGGTCTGGGTCGTCGGTGGTGACCTCAAGGGCGTCGACATCGCCGACCTGGTCGCGACGGCCGGGGCGACCGCCCGTGCAGCCGTCGTCATCGGAGTGGAGCGCGCCGCCGTCGTCGCGGCATTCGAGCGACACGCGCCGCAGGTTCCGGTGTTCGAGGTGGATGCTGGCGAGACTGGTCAGGTCATGAGTCGCGTGGTGGAGATCGCCGCGGGGATCGTCGAAGACGAGGGCACAGTCCTGCTGGCCCCCGCAGCGGCGTCCTTCGATCAGTTCTCCAGCTATGCGGATCGAGGACACCGCTTCGCCGAAGCGGTGCAGGACTGGATAGACCGGGGGAGCGCCGATGACACAGGTCGAACGCCCCCACCGCTCTGA
- a CDS encoding YggS family pyridoxal phosphate-dependent enzyme: MTQAQGQTESGLAARLSAIDHRIADAARLAGRDPGEITRIVVTKFHPSSLVRELHSLGVRDVGENRQQELSSKTAELDDLDLRWHFIGQAQTNKASAIRRSADAVHSVDRDRLADALHRAAEDDDILDVLVQVNLTDDAGRGGVEPDDARSLAEHILALPSLRLRGVMAVAPLDEEPASAFARLRTIAERVREVEPTADWISAGMTGDFVAAIDAGATHLRIGSAITGPRPDRG; the protein is encoded by the coding sequence GTGACTCAGGCGCAGGGCCAGACCGAGTCCGGTCTGGCGGCGCGGCTGTCGGCGATCGATCATCGGATCGCCGACGCCGCGCGCCTGGCCGGCAGGGATCCGGGCGAGATCACCCGGATCGTCGTGACGAAGTTCCACCCCTCGTCGCTCGTCCGCGAACTGCATTCGCTCGGCGTCCGCGACGTGGGGGAGAACCGTCAGCAGGAGCTCTCCTCGAAGACAGCCGAGCTGGACGACCTCGATCTTCGCTGGCACTTCATCGGCCAGGCGCAGACCAATAAGGCGTCCGCGATCCGCCGTAGCGCGGACGCCGTCCACTCGGTCGACCGCGACCGGCTGGCGGATGCCCTGCACAGGGCTGCAGAGGACGACGACATCCTCGACGTCCTCGTCCAGGTGAACCTCACCGATGACGCGGGCAGGGGCGGAGTCGAGCCCGACGACGCCCGGTCGCTCGCCGAGCACATCCTCGCGCTTCCCTCGCTGCGCCTGCGTGGCGTCATGGCGGTCGCTCCACTCGACGAGGAGCCAGCCTCGGCATTCGCGCGCCTGCGCACGATCGCCGAGAGAGTGCGCGAGGTCGAGCCGACCGCCGACTGGATATCCGCAGGAATGACCGGGGACTTCGTCGCGGCCATCGATGCGGGCGCGACACACCTGCGGATCGGGTCCGCAATCACGGGACCCCGCCCCGACCGGGGTTAA
- the lspA gene encoding signal peptidase II codes for MPGRRPLRRSAAGAIVAILAAIVLAADQFVKYLTTENLPLQEPVPVLGEFLQLYYVRNPGAAFSLGSDVTWIFTIALAVVAGVIVWKAFGLHSRLWAVVLGCLLGGVLGNLTDRLFRDPGFPMGHVVDMISMPWMMPAIFNVADIFIVTGMISVALLVVLGLRFDGTRERDHVLVETDEEAEAAALAEEAGTDPHPDVARPDGASPDAPAPASDGR; via the coding sequence TTGCCAGGACGCCGTCCCCTTCGTCGGTCGGCGGCCGGCGCGATCGTCGCGATTCTCGCGGCGATCGTGCTGGCCGCCGATCAGTTTGTGAAGTACCTCACCACGGAGAACCTGCCACTGCAGGAGCCGGTCCCGGTGCTCGGTGAGTTCCTTCAGCTGTACTACGTGCGCAACCCCGGTGCGGCGTTCTCGCTCGGATCCGACGTCACGTGGATCTTCACCATCGCTCTGGCGGTCGTCGCCGGGGTTATCGTGTGGAAGGCCTTCGGACTCCACTCGCGGCTCTGGGCCGTGGTCCTCGGCTGCCTGCTCGGCGGAGTCCTCGGCAATCTCACCGATCGTCTCTTCCGCGACCCTGGCTTCCCCATGGGGCATGTGGTCGACATGATCTCGATGCCGTGGATGATGCCCGCGATCTTCAACGTCGCCGACATCTTCATCGTCACCGGAATGATCTCGGTCGCACTGCTCGTCGTGCTCGGGCTTCGTTTCGACGGCACCCGCGAACGCGACCATGTGCTCGTCGAGACCGACGAGGAAGCCGAGGCTGCAGCGTTGGCCGAAGAGGCCGGCACGGATCCGCACCCCGACGTGGCCCGCCCGGACGGGGCATCTCCCGATGCGCCGGCTCCGGCGTCGGACGGACGCTGA
- a CDS encoding UDP-N-acetylglucosamine--N-acetylmuramyl-(pentapeptide) pyrophosphoryl-undecaprenol N-acetylglucosamine transferase, with the protein MTTYLLAGGGTAGHVNPLLAVADALRARDAEAAVLVLGTAEGLESRLVPARGYELLVVDKVPFPRRPDRQAAMFPARFRRAIAQVRDHIRAHGVDVVVGFGGYASAPAYVAARREGVPFVVHEANAKPGLANVLGARRAAATGVAFAGTPLRGGEVVGMPLRREVIELDRAALRDEAAASFGLDPARPVLLVFGGSLGAQRLNDAIADSWGDILAAGWQLLHVTGERSDLADPEVPGYAMRRYVDRMDLAFALADLIVSRSGAATVSEISALGIPALYVPYSVGNGEQRLNAASAVAAGAARLLDDATFDGDAVRRLVLPVMKDQQQLAAMQAAAGQVGTRSGTENLIALVDRALRAS; encoded by the coding sequence GTGACCACGTACCTTCTCGCCGGCGGTGGAACCGCCGGTCATGTGAACCCCCTGCTCGCCGTCGCTGACGCGCTGCGCGCCCGCGACGCGGAGGCCGCCGTCCTGGTGCTGGGAACGGCCGAGGGGCTCGAGTCCCGTCTCGTCCCGGCCAGGGGCTATGAGCTGCTCGTCGTGGACAAGGTCCCGTTCCCTCGGCGTCCCGACAGGCAGGCCGCCATGTTCCCGGCCCGGTTCCGCCGAGCGATCGCTCAGGTGCGCGATCACATCCGCGCTCATGGCGTCGACGTCGTCGTCGGATTCGGGGGCTACGCCTCCGCCCCCGCCTACGTCGCGGCGCGCCGTGAGGGCGTGCCCTTCGTCGTGCATGAGGCCAACGCGAAGCCGGGCCTCGCGAACGTGCTCGGTGCGCGCCGGGCTGCTGCCACGGGAGTGGCCTTCGCGGGCACACCCCTGCGAGGCGGCGAGGTGGTGGGCATGCCGCTGCGACGAGAGGTCATCGAGCTCGACCGCGCGGCTCTTCGCGACGAAGCCGCCGCGAGCTTCGGGCTCGACCCTGCTCGCCCGGTTCTTCTCGTCTTCGGCGGCTCCCTCGGCGCTCAACGGCTGAACGATGCCATCGCCGACTCGTGGGGCGACATCCTGGCCGCCGGGTGGCAGCTGCTGCACGTCACGGGCGAGCGAAGCGATCTCGCAGACCCCGAGGTGCCCGGTTACGCGATGCGTCGCTATGTCGACCGGATGGATCTCGCGTTCGCCCTGGCCGACCTCATCGTCTCGAGATCCGGCGCCGCCACCGTGAGCGAGATCAGCGCGCTGGGGATTCCTGCGTTGTACGTGCCGTACTCGGTGGGCAACGGCGAGCAGCGACTGAACGCGGCATCGGCCGTGGCCGCCGGGGCTGCCCGTCTCCTCGACGACGCCACCTTCGACGGCGATGCGGTGCGTCGCCTCGTGCTGCCGGTCATGAAGGATCAGCAGCAACTCGCGGCCATGCAGGCGGCCGCGGGGCAGGTCGGCACCCGCAGCGGCACAGAGAATCTCATCGCCCTGGTTGATCGCGCGCTCAGGGCCTCCTGA
- a CDS encoding FtsQ-type POTRA domain-containing protein, with protein sequence MRRPPPLPTPPAGLAEGAPRRRAQAGTKGRARDVDHDERADGRIAPLRPAPGAGAEAPEEVGERPTSTRDVWRAARARRRALRAEIRRFTQRSRRRRIIWLSALGAVVLLIGGTTAAAYSPLFAVEKITVLGATTLDAAAVEAALGEQVGTPLALVDSSEVKAALLAFPLIETYALEAKPPHDLTVRIVERTPVGVIRSDAGYTLVDAAGVALATTSDQPAGQPLLEIDGGTDSAAFESAGLVVRSVPADLRALLTGVSATTADDVTLTLSSGLTVVWGSSEDSPMKSEVLTKTLLSNPEASTIDVTSPHAVVVG encoded by the coding sequence GTGCGTCGTCCGCCTCCGCTTCCGACGCCTCCCGCGGGTCTCGCGGAGGGCGCGCCTCGGCGACGGGCGCAGGCAGGAACCAAGGGGCGTGCGAGAGACGTCGACCATGACGAACGGGCCGACGGACGAATCGCACCCCTGAGGCCGGCACCCGGGGCCGGGGCGGAGGCGCCTGAGGAGGTCGGGGAGCGGCCGACGTCCACGCGTGACGTATGGCGAGCTGCGAGAGCGCGGCGCAGGGCGCTGCGGGCGGAGATCCGGCGGTTCACGCAGCGGTCGCGTCGGCGACGCATCATCTGGCTGAGCGCCCTCGGCGCCGTCGTGCTCCTGATCGGCGGAACGACCGCGGCCGCGTACAGTCCGCTCTTCGCCGTCGAGAAGATCACGGTGCTGGGCGCGACGACGCTGGACGCCGCCGCAGTCGAGGCGGCGCTGGGGGAGCAGGTCGGCACTCCGCTGGCCCTGGTCGACTCGAGCGAGGTCAAGGCCGCTCTGCTGGCGTTCCCCCTGATCGAGACCTATGCGCTCGAGGCGAAGCCGCCTCACGACCTCACAGTGCGGATCGTCGAGCGCACGCCGGTCGGCGTCATCCGCTCGGACGCCGGCTACACCCTCGTAGACGCCGCGGGCGTCGCTCTCGCCACGACCTCCGATCAGCCGGCAGGGCAGCCTCTGCTCGAGATCGACGGGGGCACGGACTCGGCGGCCTTCGAGAGCGCGGGTCTCGTGGTGCGTTCCGTCCCCGCCGACCTGCGCGCCCTGCTCACCGGGGTGAGCGCGACGACGGCCGATGACGTGACTTTGACGCTGAGCAGCGGCCTGACGGTCGTCTGGGGCAGCTCCGAGGACTCTCCGATGAAGAGCGAAGTGCTCACGAAGACCCTGCTCAGCAACCCTGAGGCGTCGACGATCGACGTCACTTCGCCGCATGCGGTGGTCGTCGGCTGA
- the ftsZ gene encoding cell division protein FtsZ, translated as MSQNQNYLAVIKVVGVGGGGVNAVNRMIDLGLRGVEFIAVNTDAQALLMSDADVKLDVGRELTRGLGAGADPEVGRRAAEDHAEEIEQALTGADMVFVTAGEGGGTGTGGAPVVARIAKSIGALTIGVVTKPFSFEGRRRQSQAEAGVVKLKEEVDTLIVVPNDRLLEISDRGISMIEAFATADQVLLAGVQGITDLITTPGLINLDFADVKSVMQGAGSALMGIGSARGADRAIKAAELAVESPLLEASIEGAHGVLLSIQGGSNLGIFEIHDAADLVKEAAHPEANIIFGTVIDDTLGDEVRVTVIAAGFDSGEPSLRLDPMVVSRPAAASTLPEVALSNDEESKPAAETPAPEKAQQRVAATSIEPAFADDDIDIPEFLK; from the coding sequence ATGAGCCAGAACCAGAACTACCTCGCCGTGATCAAGGTCGTCGGCGTCGGCGGTGGCGGCGTCAACGCCGTCAACCGCATGATCGATCTCGGTCTCCGCGGAGTCGAGTTCATCGCCGTGAACACCGACGCCCAGGCGCTGCTGATGAGCGACGCCGACGTCAAGCTCGACGTGGGCCGCGAGCTCACCCGCGGACTCGGCGCCGGTGCAGACCCCGAGGTGGGTCGTCGCGCAGCCGAGGACCACGCCGAAGAGATCGAGCAGGCGCTCACGGGCGCCGACATGGTCTTCGTGACGGCAGGCGAGGGAGGCGGAACCGGAACCGGTGGAGCCCCCGTGGTCGCTCGCATCGCGAAGTCGATCGGCGCGCTGACCATCGGTGTCGTCACCAAGCCGTTCTCGTTCGAGGGTCGTCGTCGTCAGAGCCAGGCCGAAGCCGGTGTGGTGAAGCTCAAGGAAGAGGTCGACACCCTCATCGTGGTGCCGAACGACCGCCTTCTCGAGATCAGCGATCGCGGCATCTCGATGATCGAGGCATTCGCGACCGCAGACCAGGTGCTCCTCGCGGGTGTCCAGGGCATCACCGACCTCATCACCACCCCGGGTCTCATCAACCTCGACTTCGCCGACGTGAAGTCGGTGATGCAGGGCGCGGGTTCCGCTCTCATGGGAATCGGATCCGCCCGCGGCGCCGACCGCGCGATCAAGGCCGCCGAGCTGGCCGTCGAGTCGCCGCTCCTCGAAGCCAGCATCGAGGGCGCTCACGGAGTCCTGCTCTCGATCCAGGGTGGTTCGAACCTCGGGATCTTCGAGATCCACGATGCGGCTGATCTCGTCAAGGAGGCCGCGCACCCCGAGGCGAACATCATCTTCGGTACGGTCATCGACGACACGCTCGGCGACGAGGTGCGCGTCACCGTGATCGCCGCCGGCTTCGACAGCGGCGAGCCCTCGCTGCGTCTGGACCCGATGGTCGTCTCACGTCCGGCCGCGGCCAGCACGCTGCCTGAGGTGGCTCTCTCGAACGACGAGGAGAGCAAGCCCGCAGCCGAGACGCCCGCGCCCGAGAAGGCGCAGCAGCGCGTCGCGGCGACGAGCATCGAGCCGGCTTTCGCGGATGACGACATCGACATCCCCGAATTCCTGAAGTGA
- the murC gene encoding UDP-N-acetylmuramate--L-alanine ligase — translation MIRPDLSLPIPESISSAHFIGIGGSGMSGLAKMFLDAGIRVSGSDRADSNNLRALEAAGAVVHVGHDAAHLGDADTVVHTGAIWPENPEFVTAKERGLHVIHRSQALHWLIGSRRLVSVAGAHGKTTSTGMIVTALQGLGADPNFVNGGVIEQLGVSSATGSGELFVIEADESDGTFLLYDTAVALITNVDPDHLDHYGSDEAFHDAFVRFADAATEAVVISSDDPGALRVGAGLSHPNVMTFGQAEGADVRVTDIVTDGPVAATVSRGSESVRLQLAVPGVHNAINAAGAIAVLLSVGFGLAESARAVEGFAGTVRRLEQHGVERGVTVYDDYSHHPTEVRAALEAMRSIAGSGRIIAIQQPHTYSRTQHMFREFADVLETFADHTVVLDVYGAREDPVPGVTGELVSGAFRDPSHVHFVADWQQAADYTATVAREGDFVVTLGCGNVYQIIPQVLESLRTTEV, via the coding sequence ATGATCAGACCTGACCTCTCCCTCCCGATTCCCGAGTCGATCTCCTCTGCGCACTTCATCGGCATCGGCGGGTCCGGCATGAGCGGACTCGCCAAGATGTTCCTCGATGCCGGCATCCGCGTCTCAGGCAGCGACCGCGCCGACAGCAACAACCTCCGCGCACTCGAGGCAGCAGGAGCCGTCGTGCACGTCGGGCACGACGCCGCCCACCTCGGCGACGCGGACACCGTGGTCCACACCGGGGCGATCTGGCCCGAGAACCCCGAGTTCGTCACCGCCAAGGAGCGCGGGCTGCACGTCATCCACCGCTCGCAGGCGCTGCATTGGCTGATCGGCTCGCGGCGGCTCGTCTCCGTCGCCGGCGCCCATGGCAAGACGACGTCGACCGGCATGATCGTGACCGCGCTGCAGGGGCTCGGCGCCGACCCGAACTTCGTCAACGGCGGCGTGATCGAACAGCTCGGCGTGTCCAGCGCGACGGGGTCGGGTGAGCTCTTCGTGATCGAGGCCGACGAGTCCGACGGCACCTTCCTGCTCTACGACACCGCCGTCGCTCTCATCACGAACGTCGACCCCGATCACCTGGACCACTACGGGTCGGACGAGGCGTTCCACGATGCATTCGTGCGCTTCGCCGACGCAGCGACAGAGGCCGTCGTCATCTCGAGTGACGACCCCGGTGCGCTGCGCGTGGGAGCGGGCCTCTCGCACCCGAACGTCATGACCTTCGGGCAGGCGGAGGGTGCGGATGTCCGCGTGACCGACATCGTGACGGACGGGCCCGTCGCGGCCACGGTGAGTCGGGGATCGGAGAGCGTGCGCCTGCAGCTCGCCGTGCCGGGCGTGCACAACGCGATCAACGCGGCAGGCGCCATCGCCGTCCTCCTCTCGGTGGGCTTCGGTCTGGCTGAGTCCGCGCGCGCCGTCGAGGGGTTCGCCGGCACGGTCCGTCGCCTCGAGCAGCACGGCGTCGAGCGCGGTGTCACGGTCTACGACGACTACTCGCACCACCCGACGGAGGTGCGCGCGGCACTCGAGGCGATGCGATCGATCGCCGGCTCAGGCAGGATCATCGCCATCCAGCAGCCGCACACCTACTCGCGCACGCAGCACATGTTCCGCGAGTTCGCAGACGTGCTCGAGACGTTCGCCGACCACACGGTCGTGCTCGACGTCTACGGCGCCCGGGAGGATCCTGTCCCCGGTGTCACCGGCGAGCTGGTGAGCGGCGCGTTCCGCGACCCCTCGCACGTGCACTTCGTGGCCGACTGGCAGCAGGCGGCTGACTACACGGCGACGGTGGCCCGCGAGGGCGATTTCGTCGTCACGCTCGGCTGCGGCAATGTCTACCAGATCATCCCGCAGGTGCTCGAGTCGCTGCGGACCACCGAGGTCTGA
- a CDS encoding DivIVA domain-containing protein: MALTPDDVVTKQFQHVRFKDGFDPDEVDDFLDEIVIEWRKALEENVELKAKLAAYESGDAPAAPAAAAEAPAAAVEEAPAPAQAPAEPAPSGSATATAGIIELAQRLHDEHVAEGEAKRAQLIAEAEGEVNRIRTEAEAKQREESARLERERNALEARITELRNFERDYRSQLRGYIEGQLRDLDEKSASTDSTPVSAIGL, encoded by the coding sequence ATGGCACTTACCCCGGATGACGTCGTCACCAAGCAGTTCCAGCACGTCCGCTTCAAGGACGGCTTCGACCCGGACGAGGTCGACGACTTCCTCGACGAGATCGTCATCGAGTGGCGCAAGGCCCTCGAAGAGAACGTCGAACTCAAGGCCAAGCTGGCCGCGTACGAGTCCGGCGACGCGCCGGCCGCTCCCGCAGCCGCTGCGGAGGCGCCCGCTGCGGCCGTCGAAGAGGCTCCGGCTCCGGCCCAGGCGCCGGCTGAGCCCGCTCCGTCGGGTTCCGCCACCGCGACTGCCGGCATCATCGAGCTCGCGCAGCGTCTGCACGACGAGCACGTCGCCGAGGGTGAGGCCAAGCGCGCTCAGCTCATCGCCGAAGCCGAGGGCGAAGTCAACCGCATCCGCACCGAGGCCGAGGCCAAGCAGCGCGAAGAGTCGGCCCGTCTCGAGCGCGAGCGCAATGCACTCGAGGCCCGGATCACCGAGCTCCGCAACTTCGAGCGCGACTACCGCTCGCAGCTGCGCGGCTACATCGAGGGTCAGCTCCGCGATCTCGACGAGAAGTCGGCATCGACGGACTCGACTCCGGTCTCCGCGATCGGACTGTAG